From the genome of Brassica oleracea var. oleracea cultivar TO1000 chromosome C4, BOL, whole genome shotgun sequence:
TGACGCTCTATCTCGAGTCTCTGGTTCTGAGCTGCTATCTATGAACCTTTCTCAGGCTCACACTGGGTTTTACGACTCTCTGAAGCTCCTCTGGGAAACTGACTCACATCTCCAGAAGATAATCTCAGACCTACAGAGGGACAAATCATCCCACCCTCAGTTCACGTTCTGCAGCAATGAGTTACGTAGAAAAGGAAAGCTAGTAGTGGGAAATGATCATACCATCAAGATGCATATCTTCAAATGGCTTCATGATTCCGCCGTTGGAGGTCACTCTGGTCGTGATGCAACTTTGAACCGCATCAAATCTCTCTTTTATTGGCCAAAGCTGAACGTTGAGGTTCAGAACTACGTCCGCAACTGCTCTGTCTGCCAAAAGAATAAATATGACTTAGCAGCTAGTCCAGGCCTCCTACAACCTCTCCCTATTCCAGCGGGCGTATGGGAATCTATCAGTCTTGACTTCATCGAAGGACTCCCACCCTCTCATGGCTAGCACTGTATCCTGGTAGTCGTTGACAGGCTCAGCAAGAACACTCACTTCATTGCTCTATCCCACCCTTACACTGCTCTAACGGTGGCTCAGGCATACTTGGACAACATCTTTAAACTCCACGGGATGCCTAAGGATGTAGTCAGTGATCGCGACCCAACATTCATGAGTGAGGTTTGGAAAGAGCTTTTCAGAGTACATGGTGTTGATCTTAAACGCTCCACAGCTTATCACCCTCAAACAGACGGCCAGACCGAGGTAACAAACAAGACTCTGGAAACCTACCTTCGCTGCATGACCGCTGAGACACCCTCTTCATGGAGCAAGTGGCTTAGCCTGGCTGAATGGTGGTACAACACCACTTTCCATTTTGTTATACGATCAACTCCCTACGAGATAATCTACGGCCAACCTCCACCCCTACACCTCCCCTATCTCCCCGGCAAAAGCTCCTCCCCTATCATAGACCGCAGTTTACAGAAACGCGAAGAAGTGATCAGTATGTTGAAGTTCCACCTTCTCCGTGCTCAGAACAGAATGAAGCAGTACGCTGATGCGCATCGCTCTCCTCGAGAGTTCCTGATAGGTGACTATGTGTATCTCAAGCTTCAACCGTACCGCCAAAACACATTGAAGAACAGAAAGGTTCCACATAATCTCTCTCCTCGCTTCTATGGACCTTTTCGTGTCATTGACCGTGTGGGTTCGGTTGCTTACAAGCTCTCACTTCCACCTGAGGCTGCAATACACGACACTTTCCATGTCAGTCAGCTCAAGCTCTGCCCAACTCCACCCACCGCTGACCCTGAAATCCCTCAGTACTGGCTGGACCTTGGCAATTCAAAAGAACCAGAGGCTATCCTGCAGACAGAGACTGTTAAGCGACGTAACACCGCAGTCACAAGGATTCTGGTTCAATGGAAAGGAGAATCACCTGCAATGGCCACTTGGGAGTTCTACAAAGACTTTACCGCCAAGTATCCTCTTTTTAATCCTTGAGGACAAGGTTGATCTGAAGGAGGGAGTATTGTCATAGGATTAGTCACCCATGACATCCTTATCACAAAGGAATATCCAAGCAACATGCTTATCTCATTTCCTCTTAGTTTTTACTTTACCTTTCCAGTTGTTGGAGACAGGTCATTGTTAGACCGTTAGCTGCCCTTTTGTCATTTAGTATTTGTACCCTGCATTAGCAGAAGAACGTCATCAGAAATAATATCATTTCCAAAATCCCTAAAACTCTCTGCTCTATCTCATCAAGGATCTAGTACCTTCGAGGTGATTCTTCTTCCTCAGTAATCTCCTTCTAGGCTAGCTTCACCATTCTTAGAGTTATCGGTTAACTCCTAGTTTGGATCTATCTCTCACACACCTTCTCACTGTCTCAGTAGTGCTCAGCTTCATCGCCGCGGTCATGTCCCCGTCGAATCGAGCCTCGCCGTCGGGATTCAGATCCGGCGAAAAGAAGTCGTGAGCTCCAATGGCTACTTTTGATCTTTTTGCAAGCTTGGTCCTTTAACGTTTGATTCTTTACAAAATGGCCCCCAGCTTTAGAATTTGCAGACACACCCTCTCAAATCAACTCCAATCTTTCATCTGTGCGATTTAGCCCTCGTGTAATTGCAGGATGGTCCCTTGGTTTCGGATTTCTTTCAAATTGTCCACAAACTCCATAACTTGCAAGAAAAACCTTGCGATTTTGCCCCAAACTTCTCAAGTGTGCACTTTAGACCCTGTTTATGCAATTATGCATGTAAATGCAATATTAAGACTTAAATGCAACCTAGAATGATTAAAATGAGCTAAATGAGATGTTAAATATTGTTAAAATCATGATTTATCAACTCCCCCAAACTTGTTCTTTACTTGTCCACAAGTAAGCTTTTAATATCAATCAAAGAGAAGAAGTTTGAAATTGAGAGCTTATAACCAAAAGAAACACTTTTTAGCATTCAATATGACATCCCAAGGAAAACATAGCAAATAGCATGAACAAACACTTTTATTGTACTCTAGCTTTTCTAGGTCTATCAATACTCTTCCTCTACACAAGTTGCAATGCTTATCAACCAACAAGTTATTTTAACCAGTCTTCACATTGATTCACACACACACACACAAGGTGAATTCTCACAAATGGGCACATGATCTCAATCATTTGGCTAGGTAAGCAAATGGGCTAATGTGAATGAAGAGGAGGGTTCAAATGTATCATTTCAAGGGGGTTATCACACAAGAACAAGGAGCTTGATCATTATGCAAAATTTATCTAAGACTAGAAGCAATTCATGCATACATAGATCCATTCTCATCATTCTAACTTTTTCCTAAGTGATTACAAGCTCTACCCTTTTCATCCTCATCCTAAAACCAAAATAGCATCCATTCACGTCACTCACCAATGAACAACTTTTTTTTTCTTTTGACTCAACCAACTAGGAATTTTTATTCACTTTTTACAACACTTAGCTCTAACTCTTTCTCATTTCCCTTCCCACGTTCTCATTGATTCTCTTTTCTTTCTTTCTTTTCTTTTTTTTTTTTGAAGGGGGAATGTTCTTTTGTACACAATCTAGAGCGTCATTCTTTTCTTTTGTCTCTATGGTTTTTCTTTTCTCATGACACTCTTTTGTTCATCTTTCTCATCTTTCTCACTCCCCAAATCCAAGATATTAACATTTAAAACACACAAAACCCACTCACCATCCCAAATGCTAGCTCAAATGAAGTTCTTATGCTAGCAAGAGATGAAAACAAATCTACGTCGCCTCCAATACTCTCAAGATTTTGCACATGACAAGCTATCAAAAGAGGTCTCACTCAAGCAAATCAATGTTTGGTCTCAAAGAATGGCTAGGGTTCAAGGGTATGGAGTTCCATTTAGGTTAACAAAGAGTGGTAAAATGGAATAAGATAACTCAAATGTGTATGAGATCCATGATCAAGTATGCAAGCGCCCATATGCAAGAGATATTAAGTTCATTCAAGCCAAGTTCAGTTTGGAACTGGTTTTAAGAACAATGACAATATCAAGCAAACAAACAAGTTTCAAGAAGAGTTTTCAAGGCTCGAAGCTTACAAGCTTTTTCAAGAGATGCTTAAATTACTTGATATGTTTAGCTAGGATGTCAAATTGAGTTCTAGACATGTGTTCTTTACATGGTTTCTCCCAATGCATCAATGCAATCTAGATGCTTCTAGACTCAATCCTAAATATGCAAATGATGCAATTAAATGCTTCTTTTTGTGATTTTGGAAATTTTTCAATTTTTGTGGGTTTTCTATGCAAATAAGTATGAAATGCAATGCATGAGACTCATGACAAGTAAACAAACAAAACACTGATGTGAGATAGTAGACTCTCCCCCCAAACTTACTTCACACAGTCTCTTGTGTAAGAGTAAGCTCAAAGAAGAGATCGAAGGAAAATAATTAAACATGAAAACTAAATATGTACAAGGTTGGAGTGACACTTACTTGGAGTTATTGACTGAATTGGGTGGTAGAGGACCCTTGGCCTCGGGTTTGTTTCACCGGTGGACATGGACTGAAGGGGAGAAGACAAGTGTCTAGAGTGACAATGCTTCACATCAGCCATGGTAAGTAAGACTTGGCCGTCAATGTGATCTTCAAATGTGTCTTCCTCTTCTTGTGGCCTCTCAAAGTAGCTTGAAGCCATCACTGCAAAGAACAAAAGCTAGAAGTAAAGGTTAGTAACTATACAAAAGCAAAACAAAGATAAGAAAATAAGGCTTAATCTCAAGAAAGCTTGAAATCCTGATGACAAACCGGCAACGGCGCCAAATTGATTACGCGTTTAAGCACACACCAATTAACCTAATGTGCCAACAATACCACAATCGAATGGTATGTTATTGTGGCATTTTAGGATCGAATCCACAAGGAACTAGAGATCTATAACACCAAGAATACACAAACTTTCCTAATCTAAGCAAACCAGAATATGTATGATTTTGTAACAAGCTAATGTCCTAGGAATATAAACAAGGTGATTTCAAATCCAATCAAGAAATAAGTGCTAGAATTCAATCAAATGCTAGAGATGGATCCATGGGCAAAGATAATTGATATAAGGTGATCAAGGTTCAATTTATGAAGTTCAAACAAAACAATCAACAAGTCTATAGGTCTAGATCTCATTCAAAATATATTAATCCATTCCCGTGATAATAATCCCTATGCTAGTCATGCATCAAACATCAACTCTCGTTGGCTACACATTCAAGCATGCATAAATCACAAGTCTACTAACCACTTAAACATCTCGGACATCAACTACCGTTGGCCAAATATGTAAAAGACAATGCTAAGTTCATTCAAACATGTTAACAAACACCTTCCGGGCGTAAAATAGCTTAAGGTCTAGATGAGAGTGATCAAGTCTAATCTAGCATTAAGAACACTTAGCAAGCATAGAACACTTAGCAAGCATAGAACAATGTTAATCAAACAATAAACATTCTAAATATTCACTTAATCACTCTAATCTATCTAACTCATGAATCACAAGGTCACTACTCAATAATCTCTATGAGAAACTTTAAACCCATGTAAGGATCAAGGGTAATCATGTTAATGAGCAAGAGAAACACAAATATAAGATGAATTACTTCCTTAGATTATCAAAATATTCAAGTTTTTACAAGTTTAGACAAAGTGTTGAGAGAAAATGAGATAAGATTAAGAGTTTTAGGTCTAAATCTATTTATAGGTAGGCCAAACTCGATCTGGTTTGATTATACTAAACCGGGTCAAACCGGAATAAACCGGTTAACAATTTTGGAATAGTGTCCACTGCGGCCTTCGCATCTCGCGGACTCAAACCGCTGGATCATCTTCTTCGCCGCGGTCTGCACTTATCTGTGTCCGTCTTCTGCGGTTCTCCCTGGAACTCTCTGCCACGAATCCGCTGTCATGCTCAGCCCGCGTCTGTGGTCTGCGTGGGCTCCTTCCCAAGCTCGAGTCTCTGCCAACCCGCTGTGTGAGTCCGCGGCGTCTCTCCTCTCCACCGCAGCCAAGCTCGGCCCGTGTCGTCAACCAGTCGGGCTCCAGCTCCTCTCTGGCGCTGTGCTCTGCTGCACGCCCGCTTCGTCTTTGTCGAGTTCATCATCAGCTTCACACCGTCGTGCTCCGTCATCTGAACCTCCACGATTCGATCTCCTCCAAGCACCCCTCTTCTCCAAATCTCGTGTTATCCTCCTCCACGTAGTGCTCAGCTTCATCGCCGCGGTCATGTCCCCGTCGAATCGAGACTCGCCGTTGGGATTCAGCTCCAATGGCTACTTTTGATCTTTTTGCAAGCTTGGTCCTTTAACTTTTGATTCTTTACAAAATGGCCCCCAGCTTTAGAATTTACAGACATACCCTCTCAAATCAACCCCATTCTTTCATCTGTGCGATTTAGCCCTCGTGTAATTGCAGGATGGTCCCTTGGTTTCGGATTTCTTTTAAATCGGCCACAAACTCCATAACTTGTAAGAACAACCTTGCGATTTCGCCCCAAACTTCTCATGTGTGCACTTTAGACCCTGTTTATGCAATTATGCATTAGTAAATGCAATATTAAGACCTAAATGCAACCTAAAATGATTAAAATGAGCTAAATAAGATGTTAAATATTGTTAAAATCATGATTTATCATACATCTCCTTCAGGATCAGAACCTGGAATTCACTATGATCTGTGTTTACAAAAGCTCTCTCTTTTACGCAACAATGGCGATTACTCTCTCTAGTAGTAACAGAAGACACTGGTGATGGTACAATGGCTGCATCGCTAGATCTTCATTCTTCTTAATCAATTTATGACAGTTCTAATAGTGGCTTATGTTTTCTTCTTCTTTTTTTTTTGGTAAAAAGCTTATATATATATATATATTATTTATTTATTCTTCATATTATTTTTGACATGTTTGCTACTCCAAATTTTGTTGGAATTGAAACTATGATTAAACATACAAAGAGAAGATGGAAGTGGAACAAGGGGGCTTGCCGCACAAGTAAAAGAACAATGAAGAAGTATTCAATGAGGCACGTAGAAGAAGATAGTTAAAGTGGAAGAAGTCTTTTTGGTTAATCATTTGTTTGTTTAACCAAAGAGGAGTCGAATTGTGATTTATCCACAACAAATAGAGTCAAGATGCAACTAGCCATTTGTTTAGACGAAGCCAAGAACAATGAGTGTTGTTTTAAAAAAAAAGGAGTATTGTGTTGGTTAATGTCTACCTAAGGTGTAGATGTTAGGACTTAGGAGTTGTTGAAATGGTTACTATCTAAAATACGCACTGCTTGTAAAGATAGTCTAGTATATTAGGGACATAAATCAAAACAAGACAACGTGAGGAAGATGGCCATGAGTGAGAGGCCAAGCCAAAGTGTTCAACAGATTAACAAAGAAACTGCCACTGTACTAATAAAGAGAACACTTTGTAAATTTTGATTAAACAAGGTTTTGTAAATGTTTTGCTACAAAAACAGTATGCCCATTTTAAACAAACATTCTGATTCTAATACATGCAACAGTCAACAGTTTATTCAACCATCGTGTTGACGAATCCGTAAACGCTTCGAAGACGCCACGCCCTCGTCCCCCAGTGTACTCATTGTCGCACGTACCGAACTCTTTTCACTCTCCGACGTTCCCACCGGCAAATAAAGGTCGACCCTCTCCAACACACGACCCGACCGAATCAAATACCTTAAAACAATCAACTCGTACGTACCTCCACTAAAATTCCTCACCTCAACAACCTTAAGCGTCTTCTTCAAACACTTGTGACTAATTGGAAACGCCCAATACGACTTCGGATTGAATCCAGGATTGGTCCTTGCCACAGGCACAGGAGGAAGCATCTGGAGAGTGAGAGTCTCCAACTCAGGACAGCTATTGATCATGAGCCTAATCCCAACGAACTCGTCCGGAGAAAGACTCGTCTTGATCACCAAATGTCTCGTCTCCATCGGCGCATTCAACTTAACCGGATCGTCACTATCTTTAATTGCCTTAATAAGAAAAGGACACACCGTTAGCTTCCTAGCCGACAAAAGATCGTAAAGTACATCACAGAAAAGTTGTCCAATCTCGTCGTCCGTCTCCGCTCCGTAATCCAAGTACGCTTCCTCCATTCTCCTATTCACTGTCAAGAACTGAAAGTAATGGAAACTTCCAGTGTACTTGAAGATCTTGATATTCGGCAAGTCGAGGAGAGTGTACTCTGTACCGAAATCGCAATTCTCGAAAACCAGTTCCCTTAACCGGTTGTTAACTCCGGTTATCGATTCGAGATTAACGTTCCAGCAGTTTCGAACGGTTAGACTCTCGAGAAGAGGTGACTTTGATAGCAAAGTCATGATCCTTCCGAGTTGGGTATGACCAAAACAGACGCTTTTGAATGAGCACGGGTTCGCGAGCCTCAACGGGTCGAAACCGCACGCGAATAGCTTCAACGACTCGATGGCGGTTTGATTGTATACACATTCCGGCAACTGAAACTGAACCGCTGGTCTCGCTTGGTTACTTGCGGTGCAAGAAAGGTCGGAGAAGTCGAGAACTAGAGTCTTGACTTGTTTGGAGACTGCGAATTCGATCAAGTGCTTGATCTCGGCTTCGAATACAAATGGTTTGGAGAGACGAAGTTCGAAACTTTGGATGACGTCACCGGAAAATCTTGAGGCCCAGTTAACCACAAAGCGAACGAACGCAGCCCTAGCCTCGTTTAAGGATTCTTCACTGCTGGAAACGGTGCGTTTCACGAACTCGGACTCTTTGAAAGAGACGTTGGTTGTTCCGTGATAAAGATGTTTCCACGGCTTAGCGAGGACACTGGTCCTCACGGCTTCCTCGAAAGGCAGGTTAGAGATAATCGGGACCAAGAGGTGTTCCGGTAAAGTAGATAACCTGTCTCGGTTTCTTCTTGAATCCATTTCTTTTTGATGTTGAAGAGGGAAGAGGTTTTCAGAGAGACGGTTAGTGAGTTCGTGAGGAAATAAAAAGGGTTATTTGTTTTTTCTTAAATAAGTTATTGAAAGGTTGCGACTTATTGGTTTTCTATGGCGGTTTTGTATTGTAACTATTGAGACCCCTCGTCTTCTCTGTTCATTGTTAGCGCCGATTCGGATCGTTTATATAAGTAAGAGTTAATTTACTTAAAAATTAAGAAATTCTACATGATGTGGCAAAGAGTAAATTGACAATGTTGCCCTTCCTACTCATAGATGGTGTGAAACGTAGCTGGCGTGATTTATTTAAATATGATGAAATCTTTAAAAGATTTTGAGCTAGATTTGCTAAAGTTACCTCGGTAAATGATAATGTACAGAAGTGTTGCAGATTAGACCTCATCCACTCGTTTACTGACTTGAACGGCGCTTTGAGAAACTGAATCAAGGAAAAGATTTGCATCCTTTACATACAAAAACTGGTGTAAATAATGTCTTTTCTGCTTTGTGATAAAAGAAGAAGTGAGACCCGCTTTCTTTTATGCTATAACTAGAAAGAAATTGCCTTCACTAGACTATACATTTTTGGAATGAAATGATATAGAATGATAATTTCAAAGATTCCAAAAAAGAAATTTAACATTTAGTTTAATTGGAATAGAATGATAATTTATCGACGAGTATCTCTCCGATTTAACCGACTTAGTCCATTGAATATTTAATTTTAATATAAATATTTGTTGTTCAAAAAAAAAAATCTCCTTAGATTACGTTATACTGATCTTGATCAAGAACAATGAACTGTTTCTGTTGTCTCCATAAAGATGATCTGGTTGGAGATGCTGATTATGGAGGCCAGAATATGAAAAAACAATCAGGAGGTATTTGAGTTATAACTTGGGTGTCTCTCTCAAAATAAACAAAAACGTGTTTCTTCCTTTCATAACTGTGTTCCTGAATGGATGCATGTGAAGGAAATGATGGAAAACGCACTGCCCAACAGGCTGCTCAAGATGTGAAGGTGCAGCCAATAGAAGTAGAGCAACTAATGATTTCAGACCACGTTCTATCGTTGGTGAAGGGTCATATGGAAGAGTATATCACGGTGTATTAAAGAATGATCAGCCAGTAGCAGTCAAAAAGTTAGATTCTAACGAACAGCCTGATAGTGAATTCCTTTCCCAGGTTTGGTGTACATATACATATACATTTAATATATGTTTATTGTTCTAGGTTGAAACATGATAACTTTGTTGAGCTGCTTGGTTACTCTGTTGATGGGAATTCAAGGATACTTGTCTTCGGGTTTGCTCAAAACTGATCTCTTCATGATATTCTTCATGGTACAATGGAGAAATAAAATACGGGTGTCTCTTTACTTCAGTCGAGAGGATGATTTTGTTGATTTAAGTCGTCTTCACCGGTAGTATCAAATTGAACCTGAGTTTCTACTGAATTAAATATCAAAAGTAAAAGAGAGGAACAAAAAATAAATAAACAGTACTCTCAAGAATCTTTGAGAAATTTATCATAACATAATTGGTTTGAGTTTCTCATGTTTAAAGTTTAATTGTAATTTTGTTTTATAGTGATTTAAATCACTTATGTTTGTTGTCACCGTCAATCTGAACGTATAACACTAGTTAATGTTCAATACATACAAGTATATGACACAGATGGTCTGAAAATATGTTGAACATCATATTGCCGTAAGATTACCTTCAGAACAGCAAGATCATTGTCTGGATCAAGACCCACAATTTTCCCATCCTTTGTAAATCTTGTTCCCGTGGCATCAACTAGAGATATCTGCAACAAACCCCAAAACCATGATTTGCTTTAAGTCATTTCGTTTGTCTTTGTGTTTCTTTTGCTGCAAATTGATTAAAGAAGAGGATACCTTACAACGTTGTAATCCACTCTGATCAGTAGCTAACTTGGCAATGACATAGTAATTTGTCACATACAATTGTACAAGAAATAAGCTTTCTCAGTTTTCCAGGATTCAGACAAGAGACTTGAGGTTTTATCCTCGCCATTGCACCTTTATCTCGCAGCAAATATAACTGATACAACTTGTTCTCTGCAAACCACAAATCAACTAGTAAAATCAGTTTAATACACAGAAGCTTCGAATTCAAAGCATTAGATTGGGTAGTTCCAAGCTCAACAAAACCTAATACATACTACTTATTGACCAGATTCATCTATGCATACCAATCAACGCATGTGACAACACCACAAAAGAGAGTTAATCTCTGGTCAACAGCTTCGACCAGATACATCAGATCCACTACTGTTTCCAATTTCTCAATCAAATCAAACAAAATTGCAAATAAAGGGGAGCACGATCTCCTGCTGCAGAGGAACTACAGACCTATCTCACAACTATCCCTCTACCCACTATTACTTCTTCAACTGATCATTATGTGTGGGAAGTAAATGGGGATGAGCTAGTAGAGTTCTCCACCAGTAAAACTTGGAATGTGGTGCGGAACAGAGGAGTGGAGCAAGCATGGACTAGAAGCATCTGGTTTAAGGGTCATATTCCGCGACATGCGTTCACATCATGGGTTGTACATCAGGATCGTTTACCAACCAGATCAAGGCTTCTGAGATGGGGTATGAATATTTCTTCATCTTGCTGTCTATGCGATACAGGGGAGGAGGACAGAGATCATTTGTTCCTGAAGTGTGAGATCAGTGAAGCCCTTTGGAGCTTGGCGCTACAAAGGCTGGGATATTCATTTCGGGCTTTCCGTACCTGGACATCGTTTGCGGATTGGACAGCTACAAGAGACTCGGTAACTAGCAGAACTCTCAAACGAATGGTGGCACAAGCTACAACTTACAACATCTGGATCGAGCGAAACAACAGGCTTCATGCACAAGAATTCCGCACTCCAGCTGTTCTATTCAAGATCATTGACCGTTCCATCAAGGATGCTATCTTGGGCAGGAGAAAAATCAAGAAATTTCAACTTTTGATGCAACTTTGGATACGCTATGAGTAATCTTTTGGGTCCTCATTTGATGTTAGCTTAGCCTTGTTTATTTTTTGCCAAGGCTGACCTAATCTAGCTCTAAAACTTTTGTAGCATTACAAACTCGTCTCATATT
Proteins encoded in this window:
- the LOC106338473 gene encoding F-box protein At3g62230; amino-acid sequence: MDSRRNRDRLSTLPEHLLVPIISNLPFEEAVRTSVLAKPWKHLYHGTTNVSFKESEFVKRTVSSSEESLNEARAAFVRFVVNWASRFSGDVIQSFELRLSKPFVFEAEIKHLIEFAVSKQVKTLVLDFSDLSCTASNQARPAVQFQLPECVYNQTAIESLKLFACGFDPLRLANPCSFKSVCFGHTQLGRIMTLLSKSPLLESLTVRNCWNVNLESITGVNNRLRELVFENCDFGTEYTLLDLPNIKIFKYTGSFHYFQFLTVNRRMEEAYLDYGAETDDEIGQLFCDVLYDLLSARKLTVCPFLIKAIKDSDDPVKLNAPMETRHLVIKTSLSPDEFVGIRLMINSCPELETLTLQMLPPVPVARTNPGFNPKSYWAFPISHKCLKKTLKVVEVRNFSGGTYELIVLRYLIRSGRVLERVDLYLPVGTSESEKSSVRATMSTLGDEGVASSKRLRIRQHDG